The window ACTAGCGGGTGCCCCGCCCGCTGCCGCAGGTATGATCGGACGTGACTGCGGACATTTGATGCCAGCCGTTTGGTGATACGCCTGGAGTTGCCCTCAGTGCACCTTTGAGTTGTTCTCAGTGCATGCCGGTTCGTATCATGCCCATCAgtaactttctgttttgaaaaaTGCCTCACAGTAACTTAATAACTCCGACGTTTTTACATGCGCACACGGCTCATACGCACGTCCTCCAGATAACCGGTCTACTAGGGAACTCAGTAGGTACGTGCGTGCTAGTCGGCCGGGGCCGGCCTTCGCGTGACACGGCGAATCACGGTAGCATCGAGACCGGTCGGCCAGCCCGTCCCGTCAACACCCACGCATCGAAATGAACGGATCCTAACCCTTAGCGGGCACGTCAATGACCGAGACGAGAGCAACGCGCAGGAGTGGCATGCATGAGATCACTCGCTGTAATTGACCTTGCACGCAGGTAAGTTAGTTTTGACTACATGCATACGGTGGTGaccgatcgatcgatcgatctgcTTCTTGCTTGCATGGTACAGTACCTAGCTAGCTGCCTAACTATACCGTGACCGATCAATCCATCGTACGTGGTACGTACGTGCTGACGATGACGTATAACTGCCTACGTACTTCGGCCTTTCCCAGCGTTCCATGTTGAACAGGTGCTAAGCatatgccacataagcaaaaaaaTGACATGACACAACAATTAAGGAGGAGAGAGAGCATTTTGATGATCCCAGAAAGAACCAATGCCAAGCACGTGAACCTAGGCAAGCCACTTAAATGAAAGAAGTTGACCAATGCATGAAAGAGTTTAGATGCTAAATCATTAAATAAAGTAAGCTTAGCAATAGCAAGTTAAGCACCTATGCATCGAGGAGTTGAGTTGCTAAGCTATTTAATgcacttagcacctcatctaagcaccttTACATTGAAAGAGGCCTTTTACTGCTAGTACGTACGTGCATGCGTTCTACCCACGTGTCGTGTAGCACGGCGAGACAGCGGAGGTAGTCTCGCCGGCACCATCCCGTTAAAAATTGGGGTTCGGGTGCACAAACTAAGCTAGCTATATTATTATTATGTTACGTGAAAATGATTCAGATCTATTATTAAAAATAAATGAAAGTACAAAGCACCTCAGACATAATAAAGATTACATCAAGATTCGAACGACCATCCAAGAACCACTACCGATGTCAGAATGAGCCGCCGACACACTGCTGTCGCCACTCCTCTACCGGAGACGGCTTGACCTTGTTGACGACAACCGAAAAGTCTTCGTGCACGTATCCCTAAGGCCCAACGCCCTGAAGCCATGGTCGTCGTCATTGAACAATTGGATAGATCTGAAGTACCTGCCGCCAAATCTTGCCGCACGAGAGAAATCCTAACCTCATATCCCCAAGGAGACGCTGGGAATCTACACCGGAGCTCCATTGATTACGTCCACATGGACGAACTCGAACAGGATCGGAGCCCGAAAGACAAAATCAAAGAAGAAGCGCCGCAATCTGCCGGAGTGCCGCACCTGCGAGGACTAAAAATTCCTAACCTAAACTGCAAACCAGAGCAGAAGCACCGGGATTCCCTCCCTGCTACCAGCCGTCGGAGTGGCAAACAGAGGGAAGGCGAATCTACGGGCTCGCCAGTGAAGTCTGAGGGAAGAGTTTGCTCTAGCCACTGAGGACAGGGGAGGAAAAGCTAAAGACATACTCCCTCcgccccataatataagagcatttttgacactacactagtgtaaaaaacgttcttatattatgggacggagggagtagatgtttGTATGTAGAAGCTAGCTACAGCAACAGTGACCTCATGtcaaatttgaaaatatttattgtTAATTAATATAAGATGTAAGAGTATATCAAAATATATACTTGCATTTTGGATATATTCCTCGTACAAAAGAGGGTTCCTAAGGTTTTACGAAATTTCACCTGCATTTATATAAAGTGGTCAACAACTTTTTGTTATTTACTTTCTAAAGCATGACCAAGCAGATAATACTAGGCAACTGTTGGGCATTACCTATTCTTTTGTATGAAAAGGCAGTTTCTAGCAATTGTCCATGCATATAATTGAATAAAGGAATTATATGATCTGAGATAGTGATAATGCCTAACTTGGTAGGGCCTTGATAGTTCTCTGGACTGGATAGGGAAACGCTTTGCCATGGTGTACAACTGCTAATGAATGAAGCCTCTGGTCTAGCTTCAACCTTGGTGTTACCGACGGCTCAAGATGCTGGTGCTTAAACTCTCATTGGTGCTGCAGATCTAAGCTGGAGGGAGATTGAAGATGGAAGATCTTCTGTTTAGATGTTGTTGATTCGTACTGTTTTGTTATGAGGCGCTCCATGGTCTTTTTTGTTTCCTTGGCCTTGTTAAATGGTCTTGTTGATACTAGGATTTGAACTTTCTGGTGGCAGTAGCTTGTTACCCTGTAGTCTAGGGTTCGACCACGATTTCTGGGCAACTGGTTTTTTACTAGTACCCTAGCTTGCTCCCCCCTTTCCCTTTCTCCTTTGCTTTATGCTGATCTTATCTTGTAATTCAGTGCTACAGACTATGTATTTCCATTACGACTATTATTTTAGGAAACTCATTGAACAGAAAGCTAACATATGTAACCAATTTTTTGTGCCAAAGGTGATAAGATTATTCGTTTTATTGGTTCAATGCCTTGATGTTGAATGATGTGGTAACGAAGGAGTGAAAATACTTACCATGGTTGTGCAATCAAGCATCTAATTTACCAAGAGCAAGGTGTATGTTCCGGGATttgcaaaaataataataattgtaTGTTACGACGTAGATAAGTGTGACCGTTTCAAAATTCCATTTTAAAGTTGTCCCTTTTGGTTTGGTTGATCACTTAACATTTTTCTCCCTTTCATCATGACTATCTCTGCTCGTACAACTCATGCAGAACATTAGTCTCCCCTAATTTTAATTCATTGGCATCTAAACCTGACCATTTAGGACAATTAAGGTGCTAATAGTTTCATATGGAAAATAAGATGATCATTCATAGACAAGCTATGTGATAGTAATTTCATATTTCTCAAGCTACGTAGACCACTAGATACGCATCCGACAGTTAAAGAAGCATTGAAGCAATGAGTACATGAAATATCCATCGTAGGTTTTCTAAGGCAATTGATTTAGGGGGAGGGGATAAACTCCCCGTGAATTTATTTATATCAAAGATGTAGTTTAACATGACATGACACACAACAACCACAACCGTTGACTGATAGCCCGGACTATCATAAACTCAACAGTATTGCAAGACACAATGTTTGAAATGCAAGCACATAACTAATTAAGCACCGATATTTATTGTAGATATTATAGGCCTTCTCCATGGCCGACGGTGCATTCATTTTGCCACTTAATTAGACTTCCCTGAAGTCATCGAGCTTCCAGTGGCCATCGGCTCCCTTGACCATCCACTTGTTCTTTGCCACATACCAGTTTTCCGGCACCGGGTACTGGTCTTTTAGAATATTGACTTTCTTGTTGACCAGTGCCACATCACGGTCCACCACCAGCTTGAAGTCCATGCCATCGCCCTGATCCCCGGCGACGCCATGCAGGTAGCATTCGAGGTTATGATAGGTATCCCGGTTATTTGGGTACAGGTAGGGGGATCGGTTAGTGTTGATAGGCACGGTCGCCGTAGCAACATCCACATACCCTAATAGCGGCCCTGGGAGTGTTGGGATGATGTCCGGGGCGTTCTTCACATGGATTGCGTGTAGGTCGCGGAACGAGGCAAATGCGGACTTGAATTTGTTGTTCCCGACCTGTGGGCTCGCGAACATGATCGCAGTCACGGGACACGGCGGCTGCTTGGCGGAGTTGAGGGGGACATTGACGCTGTTGGCGACCATGTCGACGGTGTTGAGGATGGCGAGCGAAGCACCGAGGCTATGGCCGGTGACTGTTATGCTTGTGACCTCGTCCTTGTGCACCTCCATTAGCCTCCGCACCTCCTCGAGGACCTGCGTGCCAAGACAAATTTCACCTTGAACGATTTCTGGTATGTATATGCTTCAGGAGGAGAATTTAGGTACTCTCTTCGTtttaaaataagtgtctcaaacTTAGTATCACTTTGTACTAAAACTAatataaagttgagacacttattttgagatTAAGGGAATATGATGTAAGTAAATATGGTTCACCTGATCTCTAGCGCTGGCCTTGTTGTACATGGAGTCTTCGTCACTGGATGTGTATACGGATAGAAAGCCACGGTGCACCATGGCGCCCGCGTTGGCGTCTGCGTAGGAACCCAGCACCGGCGCGGCGGACACCTGCAGGATGTCTCCATCGTTGGCCGTCTCAGATTCCCGCACGGAGCCGCGCCACGCGACGGCGATGTCGCGTCTCCCCAGGGCCGCCACTCCCTCGTCCGTCGTCACGGCTACGAAACCCATCCAGTTGGACTCAAGCGGCACGGTGGCGTCCGGACGCCCAGAGGCCGCATAGAGGAACTTTGTGACGTCGTAGTACTCAGGGTGGGACACGGTGGAGGCGGCCAGCACGTCGGCGCGGCTGTACACGCAGGCCCCGCGGTGCGGCGAGCGCTCCTCGTTGTTGAACCCGTCGTAGCTGGCTGATGCAAGCTCGCCGTAGGCGATGAGGAATTCCCGGAGGTCGGCATCCAGCGGGTCTAGGAGCCCGGCCCACGACCGAGCGCCGTGGAGCTCGCGCCACCGGCTGGCGATGCTACTGACGACTCCAGGCTTCATCGGCGACGACATGAGCGAACTTGGGGTGGGTGCTATTTGGCTCGTACGTAGTTGTGCTAGCTGTGGCTGTTGCTAGTGTTGGCTTGTTTCTCTAGGTTTGGGCATCGATCTATTTATAGGTGCGAGCAGGCCTCCACTAAGCTCCGACGCGTTTCTGCAGAGTAGTGAAACAACGGCAAGGTAGGTGCATATTGCAATCGAACTTGGTAGCTATGCGCTTCTCTTCGTACGTGATGCCCGTTGGACACGTGCACCGGCCGGGGGTTCGTACCTACGTGCATCTAAGGGCATCTCCGATGTATTTCATCAACTCGAACACCCCAAATGTTGATGAACATGCAAATAAATATGTGATTGGATGGTTAGGAGGGCAGTGATATCCTCcgccaccagggttcaagtccgaCTTAAGGCATCTGTGATGACTTCATAAAATCTCAAGATACCATACCGGCTCAGTCTTTTAAAGGTGCTCATGGAAAAAGAGTGCGCGTACGTGCGTTCATAGGGTGTGTGTATGCTCATGTATATTCACGGACACTTATGGGAATAGCAGGCCAGTTGTTCAACCATAGCACCAAACATCCGTCCAGACTTTAAAGATAGTTAGACAAACAGATGAAACTTATGAAAACCAAACGAAATTAAAGCAAGTTACGTATATTTACATGCAAAATAGAGCGAGTTTATCTAAATCTAAATATGAAGAAACAAAAGCAATTACACAAGGTACCGGACGGTGATCAGCACCTCCATCATCATCAGTGACATTGTCATCGCTGCTTCCTCTATAGTCGTGGTCGTCCTTCTAGCGGCAGACGGCCGCCCAGGGGTCACGGCAGCCCTGATCGGCGGCCGATGTGCGCTCACGGCAAAGCCGCCTGACCTCGTGCAGAAGATCGGCCGCGTCCAGATCACGGCGATGATTGGGCGCATACTCCGGCCACGCCATCCGCCCTTCGCCTTGGCCTTCAAGGCCTTGGCCTTGCCGGCGAGGGCAAGGGTACGCTCGGACTAGGCCAGCCCTATCTTGTACAGTTCGTTGCTAATCCAGTGCGGATGAAAGGCGGACGTCTGCGTGGTGGTCCGATCATTGATTCTGTCCAGCACAAGGTCCGAATAAGCGCACCCAGTCTGGCGGCACGTCCGACTTAGCGAAGGTTGAACGACACACTACGTTGCGCCGCTTCCGATGATCCTCCTCAGTTGCCGTTTGGTCGGCTGCTTACTTGGCATGCAAGGACGTGGCGTCACCGCGACCGAGGTAGTGAAGCTAGGGACCGGCCCCGCGTGTTGGCTATCGCCCGGAGTGTTCCTCCTTCTTCACGGCGGCTGCGGCTCCACTTCCTTGCCGCGGCGAAAACTCCCGTGCTAGCGCATGGGAAGGAGGGCGCTTCCGTCTTGAAGCGGCATCGCGGCGGGGACGTCGTTTCTTCTTGACGCGGTGGCGTGGTAGGAAAGCAGCTCCTCCTTGACACAACAGTCATGTGGCGGTGAGGGCGGCACCGGACCACGGGTGAACAACGACCGCGAGAGGAGCATCTCGAGCTACCATGCATACTCCTCATTGGTCCTCGTGGCCTCGGCGTGGAGGGGTGGCTGCTGCTGCCTACCTTTATTCGAGGAGGGCACCACCTTCTCGGTCTTCACAGTCGATGCAGTGGAGCCCGGCGGGCTCAGGGACATTGGACGGTGGCACCATGATCCGGAGCTCCCGCGGATACTACTAACGCCGACTTGGCCATGCCGAAGGTGTGCGCAGAGGAGAGGCAAGGAGAGGAGAGGCGAGGCGGCAACATGTAGTAGATGGGGTTGGGTTTTCAGGAGGCAAGAGGACCGGCACCGTATCAATGCAGGCGCATCGTTGGGGTAGGCTTCTCTGTCGCCGCGCGTTCACATTGAATCGGCTTCGGTCAGTCCTCCAGTCACGTCGGCTAACCGCATGAATGCGTGTAGGAAGCACCCACCCGCGTCCGTTCTCAGCGGCAGTGAATGCCCGCCGAGGTTTCTAGGGCAAAGTTCACCGCGGAATTTTTTGTGTGGGAACAAGCCGCGAGGGATTTCGGGTGCGACTGCCCAGTCATGCGCGTACGTGGCGGACTTCTGGACGCCCGCAAACTTCGTATCCATTTGTAGGAATTCGATCGTCGGGACTGGTTTGCAGACGTTTGATGAAAGATGTTGGAGAGTTAAAAGTGTCTGGACCATGGACCGGTCCGCAAACATTTGTTTATGGACGTTGTTGATGGACGGTGTTGGAGAGTTCAAAGTGTCCGGACCATGGGGTCTGAACGTTTATGAACGGTTTGATGAATGGTGTTGATGATGCCCTAACACGCGTGGATGATTGCTCTCCAATTGATTAATGCACACGGTCAATTGTGAGTAGTCTCTTATCACGTAATCCAAGTTTCCCTAGGGCATGGGGTATGCTCCTGGTGAACGATAATCCTACATCTACGGCCCAGGTGAAAGAGACGTCTCCACGAGCCATGTACTAGAAGTCTAGGGGCGTAGACTTTCCAGAATTCCATGCCGAGGGCAGATGAGATCCGCAAGAACGTTGCGGCCAGCCGGGTATGAATTTCCAGAAGGCGATTTTGATTAATTGATGTGGCTCCCCTGAAGTCGCGTCCTTCCTGGTGGCCGAGGGGGCGCGGCATAGGCAAGTTCCTTCGTTGTCTTACATAAACACGCCTTGCACATGCTGCTTCAAGGTTCCTGCTTACACTGGCAAAATCGCCATCTACCGCCCACGGATGCAATGGTTTCTAGGCACTAGATGGCTAGGTCTGCTTCGCCGCGCCGGCTATCATTGGCTCTGGAAGCTTACTACTAAGCTGGCGCCGGTTAACTGCCATGCTTCCTAAGCAAACCAAGAGCAACACCAGCAGAAATCTCCGAATGTATGAAAACCCAGCTCCTCTAGCACAAATAATTGAACTTCAGAAATTAATTGTTGCAAACTGAATAAATCAGGTAGCAAAAAATCTAAAACATGACACAAGCTGTCAATCTGAAAGGTTATACATGTCGTAATAAGATGTTCAAGAAATATAGAGATGATATATTCAGATCATCTGCACAGACTATTCATACGCTCTTTTTCTTTCAGCAAAGAATTTATATATTTCATAAAAAATCACCTCACATGAACATAAAAAGTTGTTGCTGCTCTTCATACATATCAACACAAATGATTGGCGCCATGACACAGTAGCCTGTTTATTACAACCAATAAGAAATCTGGCAAGTTTCGCCTCTTCATTGTGGGTTGAGGCGTTGATTTCGCCTCTTCATTGTGAGTTTAGGAGTAGATTAGCCCCTACCTTCATTTTCGTCTCTTTTGTCTTTGGTGTTCCGATCCTGACTTCTATTGTCAGTGAGCTGAATTACGAATATAGTGTTCGCAGGGGCAAACAAAATAATGTAATCTGGAAAGGTAACTTTCATCCATCTCTCTTCAGGATTATTCTTTTTCTCCGTCCGCAGACATAGTTTCGGTTCTCGTATGATTTTGCTCTGTGCCGGCATGATCCTGTGTGTGTTAGTATTGGCTGTGTGCATATTAGTTATGTAGAGGCCGAATGTGTACTCATTATAATTGTATCCCTCGAAGTTATGTTATGAGTCAATAGAAAACACCCTTTATAAAAAATGTATGTACGAACGATCGATTTGTCACCGTATATAAGAAAATATATACGCGACTGATTAGTCAAAATCAACTTAAGTGCAGTATATAGTTAGGCAGCTAGGTAGTAGATCGATCGATTGGTCACTGTATgtttgcttacgcacttcatattctTTTTCAGAGTAGCCCTGCTTATTAGAGGccgtcgcgttgtagatgaactcgcaaatgtagtatccacagaaatcattcccggattcctgccacaagcactttacgagaaatagaggtcaatcaaactgataagcaagcatgctaaatggtattgatgaaactggctagaatcaatgagagatgcgcggaactaggtagtagtacttactttcgggtgtttaaatcgCAGCTCGGTCGGCAGTCCCGAAGAAATTGTGGTGAactctttccaaaccctgccagacaaagaaaaataattacttgatatcaggaaatgaacaaagttgccgatatggtgcgataatgatcgattgaacttacttctcgagcattcgaGTCATGTTCGCATACTCCTCGGGATCTTCTCGTCTGGAGTCTAAGATAGTTACTTCTCCCCGCTCAAGCTTCatctctaggagaataaagtggaaactgcgcacgcatgcataactcatcagttacattactataacctcgagtaataagggaaaccgaatgtGCACAAGACAATAagactcacttgaagttgtaagaaaagagtattttatctttgcTTTGATTTTTGAGCAACGATTTTAGCAAGTTGTCCTCGGTTTCTG is drawn from Aegilops tauschii subsp. strangulata cultivar AL8/78 chromosome 1, Aet v6.0, whole genome shotgun sequence and contains these coding sequences:
- the LOC109767394 gene encoding phospholipase A1-II 7-like, giving the protein MSSPMKPGVVSSIASRWRELHGARSWAGLLDPLDADLREFLIAYGELASASYDGFNNEERSPHRGACVYSRADVLAASTVSHPEYYDVTKFLYAASGRPDATVPLESNWMGFVAVTTDEGVAALGRRDIAVAWRGSVRESETANDGDILQVSAAPVLGSYADANAGAMVHRGFLSVYTSSDEDSMYNKASARDQVLEEVRRLMEVHKDEVTSITVTGHSLGASLAILNTVDMVANSVNVPLNSAKQPPCPVTAIMFASPQVGNNKFKSAFASFRDLHAIHVKNAPDIIPTLPGPLLGYVDVATATVPINTNRSPYLYPNNRDTYHNLECYLHGVAGDQGDGMDFKLVVDRDVALVNKKVNILKDQYPVPENWYVAKNKWMVKGADGHWKLDDFREV